In a genomic window of Meiothermus sp. CFH 77666:
- a CDS encoding DNA polymerase/3'-5' exonuclease PolX yields MNRKDLAGMLEYAADLMEVLGEGEFRAKAYRTAARNLEQQEADLSELAARGFKGVPGVGPALAPMLSEIVETQEFPYLAELEGRVPPGVLELFRVQGLGPKRIRALWDNGVNSLEELVLFAEQGRIRALPGFGAKSEASLLEAARYALANMRRVMLPVGLEVARLLLTDLENAGLQAELAGSVRRGLETVGNLDLVVVGTPEQVRPVLGRYVEEVQGEVLLGRLEGLPLRVFCTPAGSFGSVLVQATGSREWLEALGPIPPSLASEQAVFQALHLPFVPAYWREKEHIGLPAPETTLKPSELRGLIHVHSTYSDGSGTLRQMAEAAMAQGFEYMVICDHSRTAAYAGGLQREDVLRQWAEIEALNAELAPFRILRGIESDILPDGSLDYPDELLARFEVVVGSLHAGLNLGRAEQTQRLLRALDNPYLSILGHPSGRLILRRKGAEADWEAVLERAAQNQKVVEFNCSPYRLDLDWRLMLAWRDRLSFSLGPDSHSVESISEIQYGLLFAHKAGLFPDQIANTWPAERLLALKKMD; encoded by the coding sequence ATGAACCGTAAAGACCTGGCGGGGATGCTCGAGTACGCCGCCGACCTGATGGAAGTGCTGGGCGAGGGGGAGTTCCGCGCCAAAGCCTACCGCACCGCCGCCCGCAACCTCGAGCAACAGGAAGCCGACCTGAGCGAGCTGGCTGCCCGGGGTTTCAAGGGCGTGCCGGGGGTGGGGCCGGCGCTGGCCCCCATGCTCAGCGAAATTGTAGAGACCCAGGAGTTTCCCTACCTGGCCGAGCTCGAGGGCCGCGTACCGCCGGGGGTGCTCGAGCTCTTTCGGGTGCAGGGCCTAGGCCCCAAGCGCATCCGGGCCCTGTGGGACAACGGGGTGAACAGTCTGGAGGAGCTGGTGCTGTTTGCCGAACAGGGCCGAATTCGCGCTTTGCCGGGTTTTGGCGCTAAAAGCGAGGCCAGCCTGCTAGAGGCGGCCCGCTACGCCCTGGCCAACATGCGGCGGGTGATGCTGCCGGTGGGGCTCGAGGTGGCCCGGCTGCTCCTGACCGACCTCGAGAACGCCGGGCTCCAGGCCGAGCTGGCGGGGAGCGTGCGGCGCGGCCTGGAAACGGTGGGCAACCTGGATCTGGTGGTGGTGGGCACCCCCGAGCAGGTGCGCCCGGTGTTGGGCCGCTACGTGGAAGAAGTGCAGGGAGAGGTGTTGCTGGGGCGGCTCGAGGGCCTGCCCTTGCGGGTTTTCTGTACCCCGGCGGGGTCTTTTGGCTCGGTGCTGGTGCAGGCGACGGGCTCGAGGGAATGGCTGGAAGCCCTGGGGCCCATTCCGCCTTCCCTGGCCAGCGAGCAGGCCGTGTTTCAAGCCCTGCACCTGCCCTTCGTCCCGGCCTACTGGCGCGAGAAGGAGCACATCGGGTTACCCGCGCCGGAAACCACCCTAAAGCCCTCCGAGCTTCGGGGCCTGATTCACGTACACTCCACCTACTCCGACGGTAGCGGCACCCTGCGCCAGATGGCCGAGGCCGCCATGGCCCAGGGCTTCGAGTACATGGTCATCTGCGACCACTCCCGGACGGCGGCCTACGCTGGGGGGCTGCAAAGGGAGGATGTGCTGCGCCAATGGGCCGAGATCGAAGCCCTGAACGCCGAACTGGCCCCCTTTCGCATCCTGCGCGGCATCGAGTCCGATATTCTGCCCGACGGCTCGCTGGATTATCCCGACGAGTTGCTGGCCCGGTTCGAAGTGGTAGTAGGCAGCCTGCACGCGGGGCTTAATCTGGGCAGGGCCGAGCAAACCCAGCGTCTCTTGCGCGCCCTGGACAACCCGTACCTGAGCATCCTGGGCCACCCCAGCGGGCGCCTGATCCTGCGGCGTAAAGGCGCCGAGGCCGACTGGGAAGCGGTGCTGGAAAGGGCGGCCCAAAACCAGAAAGTAGTGGAGTTCAACTGTAGCCCCTACCGCCTCGACCTGGACTGGCGGCTAATGCTGGCCTGGCGCGACCGCCTTTCCTTTTCGCTAGGCCCCGACTCACACAGCGTCGAGAGCATTTCCGAGATTCAATACGGCCTGCTCTTTGCCCACAAGGCCGGTCTCTTCCCCGACCAGATTGCCAACACCTGGCCCGCCGAGCGGCTTTTGGCGCTGAAGAAGATGGACTGA
- a CDS encoding CBS domain-containing protein produces MLVKDCMTPNPEVVTPDITVPEAAQIMKKGGFRRLPVVKEGRVVGIVTDRDLKEAMPSDATSLSIWELNYLISKLTVGEIMTRDPITVSDTLPLQAAAKLMLEHKVGGLPVVHDDKLVGIVTVTDVLRAFLQREAELLVGAENP; encoded by the coding sequence ATGCTGGTCAAGGACTGTATGACCCCCAACCCGGAAGTGGTCACCCCGGATATTACGGTGCCCGAGGCTGCACAGATCATGAAAAAGGGGGGTTTCCGCCGTCTGCCTGTGGTCAAGGAGGGTCGGGTGGTTGGTATTGTGACCGACCGCGACCTCAAAGAGGCCATGCCCTCGGATGCTACTTCGCTTTCCATCTGGGAGCTCAATTACCTAATTTCCAAGCTCACCGTGGGGGAAATCATGACCCGCGACCCCATTACCGTTAGCGATACACTCCCGCTGCAGGCGGCCGCCAAGCTGATGCTCGAGCACAAGGTGGGGGGCCTGCCGGTGGTTCACGACGACAAGCTGGTGGGCATCGTGACCGTGACCGACGTGCTGAGAGCCTTCCTGCAACGCGAGGCCGAGTTGCTGGTGGGGGCAGAAAACCCATAG
- a CDS encoding flavodoxin domain-containing protein — MGNWRVLIAYASRLGSTREIAQAIAQVLTQRGAVVDVRAVDEVEHIQGYQAVMVGSPIREARWLPEARHFVETHREVLRKVPLVYFAVSGLMSQPTPEHFHEVYEYLAEVRDIVEPLEVGIFAGLLDYDRLDPAQMTKVLSKGLPEGDFRRWQDIRAWAEDVADRLLLEQARRQASE; from the coding sequence GTGGGGAACTGGCGCGTTCTGATCGCCTACGCCAGCCGTCTGGGCAGCACCCGTGAAATTGCCCAGGCCATTGCCCAGGTGTTGACCCAGCGCGGGGCGGTTGTGGATGTGCGAGCGGTGGACGAAGTAGAGCATATTCAAGGCTACCAGGCGGTGATGGTGGGCAGCCCCATCCGAGAAGCACGGTGGCTCCCGGAAGCCAGGCATTTTGTAGAAACCCACCGCGAGGTGCTCCGTAAGGTACCCCTGGTGTACTTTGCGGTCTCGGGCCTGATGAGCCAGCCAACGCCGGAGCATTTTCACGAGGTCTACGAATACCTGGCGGAGGTTCGGGATATTGTGGAGCCCCTCGAGGTCGGCATCTTTGCGGGCCTGCTGGACTACGACCGCCTCGACCCCGCCCAGATGACCAAAGTGCTGAGCAAGGGGCTGCCCGAAGGCGATTTTCGTCGCTGGCAGGATATTCGGGCCTGGGCCGAGGACGTGGCCGATCGCCTTTTGCTCGAGCAAGCCCGCCGTCAGGCTTCGGAGTAA
- a CDS encoding LptF/LptG family permease, producing the protein MNTLDRYLTREVGASVLGALAVVVLALLGGALYEVLAPLLARGADPWVVSQYLAFRVPEALVRGMPLAFLFALLLVLSRMGEESELKAMLAGGVSKLRVLFPLLLLGSFLFGVCLVAADSLVPRSLQQGQNVLRQAVLQKPRALLQPGTRLVDAYGRIVYVGEVSESGIGQVRVITAEEILLAEKGRFEQGALILSEGLRVTYGGARPRTVARFERATVPLVELSLEPPGGLFSLTVAELRQRIAQYKAQGLPYHAELTALHRKWAEPAAVYSFAIFAVGLAFFLLGGSRSLGMLGVVVLTFIYYATWSVGRIMGEQGVLHPILAAWGPNLLYALAGLALLRLGKR; encoded by the coding sequence GTGAACACCCTCGACCGCTACCTGACCAGGGAAGTGGGCGCCTCCGTGCTGGGTGCGCTGGCAGTGGTGGTGCTGGCCTTGCTGGGCGGAGCTTTGTACGAGGTGCTGGCGCCGCTCCTGGCCCGGGGGGCCGACCCCTGGGTGGTGAGCCAGTACCTGGCCTTCCGGGTGCCCGAGGCGCTGGTACGGGGGATGCCGCTGGCCTTCTTGTTTGCTTTGTTGCTGGTGCTCTCGCGTATGGGCGAGGAGTCCGAGCTCAAGGCCATGCTGGCCGGAGGGGTTTCCAAGCTGCGGGTGCTGTTTCCCCTGCTCTTGTTGGGCAGTTTCCTGTTTGGGGTGTGCCTGGTGGCCGCCGACAGTCTGGTACCGCGCAGCTTGCAGCAGGGGCAAAACGTTTTGCGGCAGGCGGTGTTGCAAAAACCCAGGGCGTTGCTACAGCCTGGCACCCGCCTGGTGGATGCGTACGGGCGCATTGTGTACGTGGGTGAAGTAAGCGAGAGCGGCATCGGCCAGGTGCGGGTGATTACCGCAGAAGAAATTCTGCTGGCCGAGAAGGGCCGTTTTGAGCAGGGCGCGCTGATTCTTTCGGAGGGGCTGCGGGTGACCTATGGGGGTGCTCGGCCCCGCACTGTGGCACGGTTTGAGCGGGCTACGGTGCCGCTGGTGGAGCTTTCCCTCGAGCCCCCCGGCGGCCTCTTCAGCCTGACGGTGGCCGAACTGCGCCAGCGCATCGCCCAGTACAAAGCCCAGGGGCTCCCCTACCACGCCGAGCTAACCGCCCTGCACCGCAAATGGGCCGAACCCGCCGCGGTGTACTCGTTCGCCATTTTTGCGGTGGGGCTGGCCTTTTTCCTGCTGGGAGGCAGCCGCAGCCTGGGCATGCTGGGGGTCGTGGTTCTCACCTTCATCTACTACGCCACCTGGAGCGTGGGCCGCATTATGGGTGAGCAGGGGGTGCTGCACCCCATTCTGGCCGCCTGGGGGCCCAACCTGCTCTATGCGCTGGCCGGTCTGGCGCTATTGCGACTGGGGAAGCGATGA
- a CDS encoding histidinol-phosphatase translates to MYDSHMHTPLCKHAVGEPALYVKAALEAGLRGIVMTDHSPMPAWFDPEVRMELAELPFYHAMLEKVRSEAGSFYVGIGLEADFHPGTEYFVRRLRQQYDYDYIIGSVHYIGAWPFDNPHYQSEFEERDLREVYRTYFRLVAEAARTGLFHAIGHLDLPKVMGFRPPEGYADLAEEALQVIAGEGLALDVNTAGWRKKAAEIYPSPELLSRAAQLQIPVVLGSDAHRPEDVAHRFADAVALLRSVGYREAVVFKAGKPEAYALTGADSSR, encoded by the coding sequence GTGTACGACAGCCACATGCACACACCCCTTTGCAAGCACGCAGTGGGGGAACCTGCTTTGTATGTAAAAGCCGCTCTGGAGGCGGGTTTGCGGGGTATTGTCATGACCGACCATAGCCCCATGCCGGCCTGGTTCGACCCCGAGGTTCGCATGGAACTGGCAGAGCTGCCTTTTTACCACGCCATGCTGGAAAAAGTGCGTTCGGAAGCGGGTAGCTTTTATGTAGGAATTGGCCTCGAGGCCGACTTTCACCCCGGCACCGAGTACTTTGTGCGGCGGCTACGCCAGCAGTACGACTACGACTACATCATCGGCTCGGTGCACTACATTGGGGCCTGGCCCTTCGATAACCCCCATTACCAGTCCGAGTTCGAGGAACGCGACCTGCGCGAGGTGTACCGCACCTACTTCAGGCTGGTGGCCGAGGCCGCCCGCACCGGCCTGTTTCACGCCATTGGGCACCTGGATCTGCCCAAGGTGATGGGCTTCCGGCCTCCCGAGGGCTACGCCGATCTGGCCGAAGAGGCCTTGCAGGTGATTGCCGGGGAAGGGCTGGCGCTGGATGTGAACACCGCCGGATGGCGTAAAAAGGCCGCCGAGATCTACCCCAGCCCCGAACTCCTGTCCAGGGCGGCCCAGCTTCAAATCCCGGTGGTGCTGGGCTCCGATGCCCACCGCCCCGAGGACGTAGCCCACCGTTTTGCCGATGCGGTGGCCCTGCTACGGTCGGTGGGCTACCGGGAAGCGGTGGTGTTCAAGGCCGGCAAGCCGGAGGCTTATGCGCTTACAGGCGCCGATAGCTCAAGATGA
- the moaC gene encoding cyclic pyranopterin monophosphate synthase MoaC, with protein sequence MGKLTHFQDGKPRMVDVSEKAATLRTATAEATVVLQPEAVEALREGGVGKGDPLSVAQLAGILAAKKTGELIPLCHPLPITSADVELRFLPEEARVHITATVKTRAETGVEMEALTACAIAALTVYDMLKAASKGLEITDLRLLHKAGGKSGEWKRGQ encoded by the coding sequence ATGGGCAAACTGACCCATTTCCAAGATGGCAAGCCGCGCATGGTGGATGTGAGCGAGAAGGCCGCCACTTTACGTACCGCGACTGCCGAGGCCACCGTAGTGTTGCAACCGGAGGCGGTAGAGGCCCTACGGGAAGGCGGGGTGGGGAAGGGTGACCCCCTGAGCGTGGCCCAGCTTGCGGGCATTCTGGCGGCCAAAAAAACCGGGGAGCTGATTCCCCTGTGCCACCCGCTACCCATCACCAGCGCCGATGTGGAGCTTCGCTTCCTACCGGAAGAAGCCCGGGTGCACATCACCGCCACCGTCAAGACCAGGGCCGAGACGGGGGTCGAGATGGAAGCCCTCACGGCCTGCGCGATAGCGGCCCTGACCGTTTACGACATGCTCAAGGCGGCCAGCAAGGGCCTGGAAATTACCGACCTGCGCCTCTTGCACAAGGCCGGGGGCAAGTCGGGGGAGTGGAAGCGGGGGCAGTAG
- a CDS encoding ABC transporter permease, which translates to MLRVLIWEFGKLVRLRSVQIGLLAALVLPILWAFAPGLRAQYGLELVSGWQVPALSLLTGMDFLFPFLTAMAAAEVLGSEVSMGTLKSVLLRPSPRSRLLGAKIIVVLVYPFILLLVSLVGSLLAGLPFGLGSFFGGTGLGEGSFAGVGQLTPSAALMELLRAHALAGVVLWPLSALAMLYAVVFLSTTSAALAAVSTLLLMRLLVAFPAIQPFLLTSYLDLYIRPEAVSWGVSLLIIYTIGFSILALLIFDRKDI; encoded by the coding sequence ATGCTGCGGGTACTGATCTGGGAATTTGGCAAGCTGGTGCGGCTGCGCTCGGTGCAGATTGGACTGCTGGCGGCTTTGGTGCTGCCCATTTTGTGGGCTTTTGCGCCAGGCCTTCGGGCGCAGTATGGCCTCGAGCTGGTCTCGGGCTGGCAGGTACCGGCTCTTTCGCTCCTGACGGGTATGGACTTCCTTTTTCCCTTTCTTACGGCCATGGCGGCAGCGGAAGTCCTGGGTTCGGAAGTCTCGATGGGAACCCTCAAGTCGGTGCTGTTGCGCCCCAGTCCGCGCAGCCGCTTGCTGGGGGCCAAAATCATCGTTGTGCTGGTCTATCCCTTCATTCTGCTGCTGGTGAGCCTGGTAGGTTCGCTGCTGGCCGGCTTGCCCTTTGGCCTGGGGAGCTTCTTCGGCGGCACGGGCCTGGGAGAGGGCAGCTTTGCGGGCGTGGGCCAGCTTACGCCTTCAGCGGCCTTAATGGAGTTGCTGCGGGCCCATGCCCTGGCTGGAGTGGTGCTCTGGCCGCTTTCGGCCCTGGCCATGCTTTATGCAGTGGTCTTCCTCAGTACCACCTCGGCAGCGCTGGCGGCGGTCTCGACCCTGCTCCTGATGCGGCTTCTGGTTGCCTTTCCGGCCATCCAACCCTTCCTGCTTACCAGTTACCTTGACCTTTACATTCGTCCAGAGGCGGTTTCCTGGGGCGTGTCGTTGCTCATCATTTACACGATAGGCTTCTCGATCCTGGCCCTACTGATTTTTGATAGAAAGGACATCTGA
- a CDS encoding DNA-3-methyladenine glycosylase 2 family protein produces the protein MQKLALKHGPAPFAPHPFPERSPYVVLLSSIVGQQLSSKAADTIWQRMASRFELKPEVLYRAPSEDLRAAGLSNAKARYVQDLSRFALEGGLEGIEHQPDPEVIRHLTQVRGIGVWTVQMFLMFGLGRPDVWPVLDLGIRKGAQKLYGIGERQALEELGERFRPYRSHAAWYLWRVLE, from the coding sequence ATGCAGAAGCTGGCTTTGAAGCATGGCCCCGCGCCTTTTGCGCCCCACCCTTTTCCAGAGCGTTCGCCGTATGTGGTGCTTCTCAGTTCCATTGTGGGCCAGCAGCTTTCCAGCAAGGCTGCCGATACCATCTGGCAGCGCATGGCGAGCCGCTTTGAACTGAAGCCCGAGGTGCTGTACCGGGCCCCAAGCGAGGATTTACGGGCAGCAGGGCTGTCGAATGCCAAAGCCCGGTACGTGCAGGATCTGTCGCGCTTTGCCCTGGAGGGGGGCCTCGAGGGCATTGAACACCAGCCCGACCCGGAGGTGATCCGCCACCTGACCCAGGTCAGGGGCATTGGGGTCTGGACGGTGCAGATGTTCTTGATGTTTGGCCTGGGCCGCCCCGATGTCTGGCCGGTGCTGGATTTGGGCATCCGCAAGGGGGCGCAAAAGCTGTACGGCATCGGCGAGCGGCAGGCGCTCGAGGAACTGGGGGAGCGTTTCCGGCCCTACCGCTCCCATGCGGCCTGGTATTTGTGGCGGGTGCTGGAGTGA
- a CDS encoding ABC transporter ATP-binding protein, producing MSEAVATSTPGAALEAQKLGKKYGRKPVLENITFAVQPGEVYALAGPNGSGKTTLIRLLTGLAFPTSGVVRMLGQDIYNGGYVARRALGAVVEAPAAFYPHMTGRQNLEMIAFLTGMSNVDTRIREVLARLELLAVADQPVRTYSLGQRQRLGLASAILHEPQILILDEPTSGLDPQGISKVHEILSELAWKGVAVLLSTHHLREVSAYSDKVGILGGGRLLEEVKLGSRGETYRLRVDDPPRAAAFLKTVPGVQNVSLRDVNVIFEGSPNVALAALVRENYQVQFLEPDYFDLYDYYRERVKNA from the coding sequence ATGAGTGAAGCTGTGGCAACCAGCACCCCAGGCGCTGCCCTCGAGGCCCAGAAGCTGGGCAAAAAGTACGGGCGCAAACCCGTGCTGGAGAACATCACCTTTGCGGTGCAGCCGGGCGAGGTCTATGCCCTGGCCGGGCCCAACGGCTCCGGCAAGACCACCCTGATTCGCCTGCTCACCGGCCTGGCCTTCCCCACCTCGGGCGTGGTGCGGATGCTCGGGCAGGATATCTACAACGGTGGCTATGTGGCCCGGCGGGCGCTGGGGGCGGTGGTGGAGGCCCCGGCGGCCTTTTACCCCCACATGACCGGGCGGCAGAACCTCGAGATGATTGCCTTCCTGACGGGCATGTCCAACGTGGATACCCGCATCCGCGAGGTACTGGCGCGGCTCGAGTTGCTGGCGGTGGCCGACCAGCCGGTGCGTACCTACTCGCTGGGCCAGCGCCAGCGCCTGGGGTTGGCTTCGGCCATTCTGCACGAGCCGCAAATCCTCATCCTGGATGAGCCCACCAGCGGCCTCGATCCGCAGGGCATCAGCAAAGTCCACGAAATTCTGTCCGAGCTGGCCTGGAAAGGGGTGGCGGTGCTCTTGTCCACCCACCATTTGCGCGAGGTCTCGGCCTACTCCGACAAGGTGGGCATTCTGGGCGGGGGGCGGCTTTTGGAAGAGGTCAAGCTGGGCTCCAGGGGCGAAACCTACCGCCTGCGGGTGGACGACCCGCCTCGGGCAGCAGCCTTCCTCAAGACCGTACCGGGGGTGCAAAACGTGAGCCTGCGCGACGTGAATGTGATCTTCGAGGGGTCGCCCAATGTGGCGTTGGCGGCGCTGGTGCGCGAGAACTACCAGGTGCAGTTCCTGGAGCCCGATTACTTCGACCTCTACGACTACTACCGGGAAAGGGTGAAAAATGCGTAG
- a CDS encoding HAD family hydrolase → MVEYIAFDADDTLWQSETHFREAQAQFRLLMQEYLNGSYDDRYLHETERRNIQHYGVGIKSFGLSMIETALELTGGRISPEHIRFLVNITKEMLAAPVQVLPEVEAVLDELSGDYPLMVITSGDLLDQEARFVRSGLSEYFRCLEVLSTKDPFSYSRILRRHRIRPEVFLMVGNSLRSDIWPVLEIGGQAVYIPSPGARNEPLQMEEPRPGSYVRLEHIGQLPEWLEARLLAA, encoded by the coding sequence ATGGTCGAGTATATCGCCTTTGATGCCGATGACACCCTGTGGCAGAGCGAAACCCACTTTCGCGAGGCCCAGGCCCAGTTCAGGCTGCTGATGCAGGAATATCTGAATGGTTCGTATGACGACCGGTATCTCCACGAGACCGAGCGCCGCAACATCCAGCACTATGGTGTTGGGATCAAGAGCTTTGGCCTTTCCATGATCGAGACCGCCCTCGAGCTCACCGGGGGCCGCATTTCGCCAGAGCACATTCGATTTCTGGTCAATATCACCAAAGAAATGCTGGCCGCCCCGGTGCAGGTACTGCCGGAGGTCGAGGCTGTGCTGGATGAACTCTCGGGCGACTATCCCCTGATGGTGATTACCAGTGGCGACCTGCTGGATCAGGAGGCCAGGTTCGTGCGCTCGGGCCTGAGCGAATATTTTCGTTGCCTGGAAGTGCTCAGCACCAAAGACCCTTTCAGCTACAGCCGCATTCTGCGGCGCCACCGCATCCGCCCTGAGGTTTTTCTGATGGTGGGCAACAGCCTGCGTTCGGACATCTGGCCGGTGCTGGAAATTGGGGGTCAGGCGGTTTACATTCCCTCGCCAGGGGCGCGAAACGAGCCATTGCAAATGGAGGAGCCCAGGCCAGGGTCGTACGTGAGGCTCGAGCACATCGGTCAGTTGCCGGAGTGGCTGGAAGCCCGCCTGCTGGCTGCTTGA
- a CDS encoding PQQ-dependent sugar dehydrogenase produces MRLLYLALLVGLGFASAQTCAGLPRLNVSTPSGFCVGIVSRELRFPRGLLPLPSGDLLVVEMNGWSANQGSLAQLFKQGNRYRIQRLFSGLDRPHGIALGPDGRVYVGEVGRIFRFDPKQAQPQKAYILRDLPGNGRHPLTQMVFDKAGNLLVNVGSASDNCQQDRGKAVCAEAARNGLIRKYTLQWPQGIVRGWSVYATGLRNSMALALHPSGTLLQGENSRDAIQAADPRISDEAHPADELNVLVPGAHYGWPYCYENGRNAPEFPRYNCAQTRKPTLLLPAHAAPLGMTYLNAQSEWGDGWLVVGYHGYRKTGHRLLAFRVNGQGIPSGPARELIGNWVFPDGKLGAPVDVKQGPDGKIYITDDRNGMLLVFSRL; encoded by the coding sequence ATGCGCCTGCTTTATCTGGCCCTTCTGGTGGGTCTTGGCTTTGCCAGCGCCCAGACCTGTGCGGGGCTGCCCCGGCTCAATGTCAGTACCCCCAGCGGCTTCTGCGTGGGCATCGTCAGCCGCGAGTTGCGCTTTCCCAGGGGCTTGTTGCCCCTGCCCTCGGGTGACCTACTGGTGGTGGAGATGAACGGCTGGAGCGCCAACCAGGGCTCGCTGGCACAGCTCTTCAAGCAGGGAAACCGGTACCGCATCCAGCGCCTCTTTAGCGGGCTGGATCGGCCCCACGGCATTGCCCTTGGCCCGGACGGCAGGGTGTATGTGGGGGAGGTCGGGCGCATCTTCCGCTTCGATCCCAAACAAGCCCAGCCCCAGAAGGCGTACATCCTGCGCGACCTGCCCGGAAACGGGCGGCATCCGCTCACTCAGATGGTCTTCGACAAGGCGGGCAACCTGTTGGTCAATGTGGGTTCGGCCTCGGACAACTGCCAGCAGGACAGGGGCAAGGCAGTCTGTGCCGAGGCGGCGCGAAACGGCCTGATCCGCAAGTACACCCTCCAGTGGCCCCAGGGCATCGTGCGCGGCTGGAGCGTATATGCCACCGGCTTGCGCAACTCCATGGCGCTGGCCCTCCACCCCTCGGGCACGCTCTTGCAGGGTGAGAACTCCCGCGACGCCATCCAGGCTGCCGACCCGCGCATCTCCGACGAGGCCCACCCCGCCGACGAACTGAACGTGCTAGTACCGGGCGCCCACTACGGCTGGCCCTACTGCTACGAAAACGGCCGGAACGCTCCCGAATTTCCCCGCTATAACTGCGCCCAGACCCGAAAACCCACCCTGCTCCTGCCGGCCCATGCGGCCCCCCTGGGCATGACGTATCTGAATGCCCAAAGCGAGTGGGGCGACGGCTGGCTGGTGGTGGGTTATCACGGCTATCGTAAAACCGGACACCGACTGTTGGCCTTCCGGGTAAACGGGCAGGGCATCCCCAGCGGCCCTGCACGGGAGCTCATCGGCAACTGGGTCTTCCCCGACGGCAAACTGGGGGCGCCGGTGGATGTGAAGCAGGGACCCGACGGGAAAATCTACATCACCGATGACCGCAATGGCATGTTGCTGGTGTTCTCGAGGCTCTGA
- a CDS encoding LptF/LptG family permease — MLQRYLLRETLSLYLLGVLLFVGLITFDLLSSLSGAFLRAKTPVAEIAQMVAYRVPYTLGIALPLGLVFALLVALARWIRQSELKAAYAAGVPPRTFIGPVLVLGLVVGAVVLYNEGWLKPIAQERFEALQYKIYYGSEPSGVLTERTYTPQGLGVYYAQRIYPPPEGGVGSRLEGVRVVEPGGSVWSAERGVWVSGAWRLQNAYRVDPNGKIFQEAEHPLPFPLGVQPKAVSYEAMRMPDLHAVAKADPAAQFPLARRYANAAGTVVLAWLAVVIGLSLRESAWAFIAVVGLIFGYWTLFTLSAQFARFDLWGAYGAWLPNLVYGGLALFGTWRLAR, encoded by the coding sequence ATGTTGCAGCGTTATCTATTGCGCGAAACGTTGTCGCTGTATCTGCTGGGCGTGCTGCTATTCGTGGGGTTGATCACCTTCGATCTGCTCTCCTCGCTCTCGGGGGCCTTCCTGCGGGCCAAAACCCCCGTGGCCGAAATAGCCCAGATGGTGGCCTATCGAGTGCCCTACACCCTGGGCATTGCACTACCGCTGGGGCTGGTGTTTGCGCTGCTGGTAGCGCTGGCCCGCTGGATTCGCCAGTCCGAGCTCAAGGCTGCCTACGCAGCCGGGGTACCCCCCCGCACCTTCATCGGGCCGGTGCTGGTGCTGGGGCTGGTGGTGGGGGCGGTGGTGCTCTACAACGAAGGCTGGCTCAAGCCCATTGCCCAGGAGCGCTTTGAGGCCTTGCAGTACAAAATCTACTACGGCTCCGAGCCTTCCGGCGTCCTGACCGAACGCACCTACACCCCCCAGGGTCTGGGCGTGTACTACGCCCAGCGCATCTACCCGCCGCCCGAAGGGGGGGTGGGCTCGAGGCTGGAAGGCGTCCGGGTGGTGGAGCCGGGGGGCTCGGTCTGGAGCGCCGAGCGGGGGGTCTGGGTCAGTGGCGCCTGGCGGCTGCAGAATGCCTACCGGGTAGACCCCAACGGCAAAATCTTCCAGGAGGCCGAACATCCCCTGCCCTTCCCCCTAGGCGTGCAGCCCAAAGCCGTCTCCTACGAGGCCATGCGGATGCCCGACCTGCACGCGGTGGCCAAAGCCGACCCTGCCGCGCAGTTCCCGCTGGCCCGGCGCTATGCCAACGCCGCCGGTACGGTGGTGCTGGCCTGGCTGGCGGTTGTGATTGGCCTCTCGCTACGTGAATCGGCCTGGGCCTTTATTGCGGTGGTGGGGCTTATTTTTGGCTACTGGACCCTGTTTACCCTCTCGGCGCAGTTTGCCCGCTTCGACCTGTGGGGCGCTTATGGAGCCTGGCTGCCCAACCTGGTCTATGGCGGACTGGCCCTCTTTGGCACCTGGAGGCTGGCCAGATGA